One Brevibacillus choshinensis genomic window carries:
- a CDS encoding YheC/YheD family protein, giving the protein MSSKKVIGILTWREGKRFAEPDYLRRLVKAGQELGAQIFLFSHQDVFKAERKIRGFTPKSGGGWESSWYPWPQIVIDRYRRRVPEYMKLRHSNLFKFANSPFSKKWRVTELLANDERVKRWIPETYVYTPEKLKVMLKRHPMLYVKPGNGTGGRSILKVAVRGKQYELKGRDKRYVYKNASFQRAEDVGRWVRKWVTEQRISDGNFLVQQGLDLELVSNRIADIRLLIQKDAAGEWSVTGCGVRVGEKGSSTSNLHGGGRAIPFHVFVSKRFGEEGAQQILRECHHMAHQVASVLEEKFGRMMEFGLDIGVDVDGRSWLIEVNPKPGREIFKQMKAMDLYAEAIRRPVLFAVHLIEEKTGSRIRLAAQQSQSQPKRQMG; this is encoded by the coding sequence ATGTCTTCCAAAAAAGTCATCGGCATTTTGACTTGGAGAGAGGGAAAACGCTTTGCGGAACCAGATTACCTCCGACGATTGGTGAAGGCCGGTCAGGAGCTGGGGGCACAGATCTTTTTATTTTCCCATCAGGATGTGTTTAAAGCGGAACGGAAAATCCGGGGATTTACTCCGAAGAGTGGCGGGGGCTGGGAGAGCAGTTGGTATCCTTGGCCACAGATCGTCATAGATCGGTATCGCAGGCGGGTTCCTGAATACATGAAGCTGCGCCACAGCAATCTGTTTAAGTTTGCCAACAGTCCTTTCAGCAAGAAGTGGAGGGTGACGGAGCTGCTCGCCAATGACGAGAGAGTCAAGAGGTGGATCCCCGAGACCTACGTGTATACGCCGGAAAAGCTGAAGGTGATGCTGAAGCGGCATCCCATGCTGTATGTGAAGCCGGGAAATGGTACGGGAGGCAGGAGCATCTTGAAAGTGGCCGTACGGGGAAAACAGTATGAGCTGAAAGGAAGAGACAAGCGCTATGTCTATAAAAACGCCAGCTTCCAGCGTGCCGAGGATGTAGGCAGATGGGTTCGCAAATGGGTCACTGAGCAGCGAATCAGCGATGGGAATTTTCTGGTGCAGCAAGGATTGGATCTGGAGCTGGTTTCCAATCGGATAGCGGATATCAGGCTGCTGATCCAGAAGGACGCAGCTGGCGAATGGAGTGTCACAGGGTGTGGCGTGAGGGTAGGTGAAAAGGGGAGCTCTACCTCCAATCTGCATGGAGGAGGGCGGGCCATTCCCTTTCATGTCTTTGTGTCCAAACGATTTGGTGAAGAGGGAGCACAGCAGATCCTGCGCGAGTGCCACCACATGGCCCATCAGGTCGCATCTGTGCTCGAAGAGAAATTCGGCCGCATGATGGAATTTGGCTTGGATATCGGGGTAGACGTCGATGGCAGGTCGTGGCTCATCGAAGTCAATCCAAAGCCTGGCCGGGAAATCTTTAAGCAAATGAAAGCGATGGATCTGTATGCGGAAGCCATCCGTCGACCTGTGTTGTTTGCGGTGCATCTGATTGAGGAGAAAACGGGCAGTCGCATCAGGCTGGCTGCGCAGCAAAGCCAATCCCAGCCGAAACGGCAAATGGGGTAG
- a CDS encoding winged helix-turn-helix transcriptional regulator, producing the protein MSQEFAGEHMCPKYEGAINVLGKRWTGLIIHVLLRGAVRFKDIREMVPHMSDKMLSERLKELEELQILERNVYPEIPVRIEYELTEKGKDLRPVIDSIHEWGQKWM; encoded by the coding sequence ATGAGTCAAGAATTTGCTGGCGAACACATGTGTCCGAAATATGAAGGGGCTATCAATGTCCTGGGCAAACGCTGGACTGGCTTGATTATCCACGTACTGTTGCGTGGTGCTGTACGCTTTAAGGACATTCGGGAAATGGTTCCTCACATGAGTGATAAAATGCTGTCCGAGCGGTTGAAAGAACTGGAGGAATTGCAGATCCTGGAGCGCAATGTGTATCCGGAGATTCCCGTTCGCATCGAATACGAGCTGACTGAAAAAGGAAAGGACCTTCGTCCCGTCATCGATTCCATTCACGAATGGGGTCAGAAGTGGATGTAG
- a CDS encoding recombinase family protein, giving the protein MRTAVYIRVSTEEQAREGFSIAAQREKLLSYVHSQDWTLKSLYVDEGASAKDTNRPQLARLLTDIQHGEIDVVLVYRLDRLTRSVLDLYQLLQKFERYGVRFKSCTEVYDTTTAMGRLFITLVAALAQWERENLAERVKLGMEQMVKERKRPGGPPPYGYELIDGKLTVHPIEASTVKTMFAEYARGDSPRAIAEHANRQGSRGKNGAKWSASAVLRLLKNPVYYGALRWNHADAGQRQNPPEEWLLEESAHPAIVDEHTFFAVQNKIEQRSSHHPRTLSSSLLFSGLLHCSRCGSLMRGKTIRSQRIGGAPFAQAYYTCPGKRSKLCDAPAIREDRLERAMLQQLMQYSQQALEVAASLWSRQAQSRQGVELQTENALSLKRKRWEEAYAEGLISLDVFRAKLAELKAVKDMLQLPATDPGSPDSLHLLGDWGSIWSHATREEKRQLTMCLLARVDAEESVNPRRVQVSQWQFR; this is encoded by the coding sequence ATGCGAACGGCTGTCTATATCCGGGTCAGCACAGAGGAACAGGCGCGCGAAGGCTTCTCCATTGCTGCGCAACGAGAAAAGCTGCTGTCCTATGTCCATTCGCAGGATTGGACGCTTAAGAGCCTTTACGTGGATGAAGGTGCTAGCGCCAAGGATACCAATCGTCCACAGCTCGCGCGGCTTTTAACCGACATCCAGCACGGGGAAATCGATGTCGTCCTGGTCTACCGCCTCGATCGTCTCACGCGGTCTGTACTCGACCTGTACCAGCTGCTCCAGAAGTTTGAACGCTATGGCGTACGCTTCAAAAGCTGCACGGAAGTTTATGACACGACGACGGCCATGGGGCGCCTATTCATTACCCTGGTAGCTGCATTGGCTCAGTGGGAGCGCGAAAATCTGGCAGAACGCGTCAAGCTCGGCATGGAACAGATGGTCAAGGAGCGCAAACGGCCAGGTGGCCCTCCTCCATACGGCTACGAACTCATCGACGGCAAGCTGACGGTTCATCCAATCGAAGCAAGCACGGTCAAGACCATGTTTGCCGAATACGCTCGGGGAGATTCGCCCAGAGCGATCGCTGAACACGCCAATCGTCAGGGATCCCGCGGAAAAAACGGAGCCAAATGGAGCGCCAGCGCAGTCCTTCGCCTGCTGAAAAATCCCGTCTACTACGGCGCTCTTCGCTGGAACCATGCTGACGCCGGCCAAAGGCAAAATCCGCCAGAGGAGTGGCTCCTGGAGGAATCCGCTCATCCAGCCATCGTCGACGAGCACACCTTTTTTGCCGTGCAAAACAAGATCGAGCAGCGCAGCTCGCACCATCCGCGCACCCTCTCCTCCTCCCTCCTTTTTTCCGGACTCTTGCACTGTTCCCGCTGCGGCTCACTCATGCGGGGGAAAACCATTCGCTCGCAAAGGATTGGCGGCGCACCGTTTGCGCAGGCGTATTACACCTGCCCGGGAAAACGCAGCAAACTTTGTGACGCGCCCGCCATCCGGGAAGATCGACTGGAGCGAGCGATGCTTCAGCAGCTTATGCAGTATTCCCAGCAGGCGCTGGAGGTCGCAGCCAGCTTGTGGAGCAGGCAAGCGCAGAGCAGGCAAGGAGTGGAGCTGCAAACAGAAAACGCGCTGTCACTCAAGCGAAAACGCTGGGAAGAAGCCTATGCAGAAGGATTGATTTCTTTGGATGTTTTTCGAGCGAAGCTAGCGGAGCTGAAAGCTGTGAAAGACATGCTTCAGCTGCCTGCAACCGATCCAGGTTCTCCCGACAGCTTGCACCTCCTGGGAGATTGGGGCTCGATCTGGTCGCATGCCACACGCGAGGAAAAGAGGCAGCTTACGATGTGTTTGCTTGCGCGTGTGGATGCCGAGGAATCGGTTAACCCTCGACGCGTACAAGTGAGCCAGTGGCAATTCCGTTAA
- a CDS encoding S1C family serine protease — protein sequence MFDSTRTRGSPLGLENSVTAGIISAKNRRLQVAKRLYEEIFQTDAAINPGNSGGPLINLNGEVIGLNAFIIQSSQCLGFAIGIDALKTQLEQYVFK from the coding sequence ATTTTTGACTCTACGAGAACACGTGGCTCCCCACTTGGTTTGGAAAATTCGGTCACAGCCGGAATTATCAGTGCCAAAAACAGAAGATTGCAGGTAGCGAAAAGGCTTTACGAAGAAATTTTCCAGACAGATGCCGCCATCAATCCCGGAAACAGCGGGGGGCCGCTCATTAATTTGAACGGAGAAGTCATCGGTTTGAACGCTTTTATCATCCAGTCAAGTCAATGCCTGGGCTTTGCCATAGGAATTGACGCCCTGAAAACTCAATTGGAGCAGTACGTGTTCAAGTAA
- a CDS encoding DUF2325 domain-containing protein: protein MSSILVIGGDRLGNIIEFLQEKGFREIHHVTGRKSSQTGVKIPTGTHMILVLTDYVNHNLAKTVKNQAKDRELPILFCKRSCSAIAKAFHMPA from the coding sequence ATGTCATCCATTCTAGTCATTGGCGGAGACCGCCTAGGGAATATCATCGAGTTTTTGCAGGAAAAGGGATTCCGGGAAATTCACCACGTAACGGGACGGAAAAGCTCGCAAACAGGAGTGAAGATCCCGACTGGCACCCATATGATTCTCGTGCTGACGGATTACGTCAATCACAACCTCGCAAAAACAGTAAAGAACCAGGCAAAAGACCGTGAATTGCCCATTCTGTTTTGTAAACGCTCTTGCTCTGCCATTGCCAAGGCCTTTCATATGCCAGCGTAA
- a CDS encoding IMEF encapsulin system ferritin-like cargo protein, translating into MQDFTQLHAIFDRTRGYINRFMGIIQPIIDAAQDEHTRLYYHHILEEEEQRMGRLQELVPHLETLSAEKKTDQLSDRELSQLLSDINLERFGLHNFREHLELSLYEFRDDETRQTLDGMREKTHADYLQVKEIMAKLSERFSDVYTDLTDHDEGHDVHQVDHLKASANAPQGVASVITHSAAPVSAKKGLTVGSLKGLK; encoded by the coding sequence GTGCAAGACTTTACACAGCTGCACGCCATTTTTGATCGAACCAGAGGTTATATCAACCGCTTCATGGGCATTATTCAGCCGATTATTGACGCTGCCCAGGACGAGCATACTCGTCTGTACTATCACCACATTCTGGAAGAAGAAGAGCAGCGCATGGGACGTCTGCAAGAACTGGTTCCTCACCTGGAAACCTTGTCTGCTGAGAAAAAAACGGACCAGCTAAGTGACCGTGAATTGTCCCAACTGCTTTCCGATATCAATCTGGAGCGTTTTGGATTGCACAATTTCCGCGAGCATCTGGAGCTTTCCCTGTACGAGTTCCGGGATGACGAGACCCGTCAAACCCTCGATGGCATGAGGGAAAAAACTCACGCAGACTACCTGCAGGTGAAAGAAATCATGGCCAAGCTCAGTGAGCGCTTTTCCGATGTGTACACGGATCTTACCGACCATGACGAAGGTCACGATGTGCACCAGGTGGATCACCTGAAAGCGTCTGCGAATGCCCCTCAAGGCGTCGCTTCCGTCATCACTCACTCTGCAGCACCGGTTTCCGCCAAAAAAGGACTGACTGTAGGCAGCTTGAAAGGTTTGAAATAA
- a CDS encoding family 1 encapsulin nanocompartment shell protein: MDKLRKYPDSPLTNEEWNQLDATVIEMARRQLVGRRFIDIYGPLGEGIQTITNDVYEESRFGGLSLRGESLEMTQPSRRVSMTIPILYKDFMLYWRDVAQARTLGMPLDMSAAANAAAGGALMEDDLIFNGAAEFDLPGLMNVKGRLTHLKSDWMESGNAFADIVEARNKLLKMGHSGPYALVVSPELYALLHRVHKGTNVLEIEHIRNIVTDGVFQSPTIKGRSGVLVATGRHNLDLAIAEDFDSAFLGDEQMNSLFRVYECVVLRIKRPSAICTLEETEE, translated from the coding sequence ATGGACAAGCTTCGTAAATACCCGGATTCTCCCCTGACAAACGAGGAATGGAACCAACTGGATGCGACTGTCATCGAAATGGCTCGTCGCCAACTGGTTGGCCGCCGTTTTATTGATATCTACGGACCGCTGGGTGAAGGCATCCAGACGATCACCAATGACGTCTATGAAGAATCCCGCTTCGGTGGATTGAGCCTGCGCGGCGAATCGCTGGAAATGACCCAGCCGAGTCGCCGAGTCAGCATGACCATCCCGATTCTCTACAAAGACTTCATGCTCTATTGGCGTGATGTCGCGCAGGCTCGTACGCTGGGAATGCCGCTCGATATGAGTGCGGCAGCCAATGCAGCCGCAGGCGGCGCTTTGATGGAGGACGATCTGATTTTCAACGGTGCTGCCGAGTTCGATCTCCCAGGGCTGATGAATGTAAAAGGGCGTCTCACCCATCTGAAGAGCGATTGGATGGAGTCCGGTAACGCTTTCGCTGATATCGTGGAAGCACGCAACAAACTGTTGAAAATGGGCCACAGCGGTCCTTACGCTCTCGTGGTATCGCCAGAGCTGTACGCACTCTTGCATCGCGTACACAAGGGAACAAACGTCCTGGAAATTGAGCATATCCGCAATATCGTAACGGACGGTGTTTTCCAATCCCCTACGATCAAGGGCCGCAGCGGTGTTCTCGTAGCGACCGGTCGTCACAACCTCGACCTGGCGATTGCCGAAGACTTCGACTCTGCTTTCCTCGGGGACGAGCAAATGAATAGCCTGTTCCGCGTATATGAGTGCGTCGTGCTGCGCATCAAGCGCCCTAGTGCCATTTGCACACTGGAAGAAACGGAAGAATAA
- a CDS encoding HD-GYP domain-containing protein, translating into MLFRSFFGPVLAVILPYLLFEFLRMNRSLDLLFVLPRGHFYVVSSVALLGIIIAITVGMAGSRLRNIQVTLLSLAFLSLAAVFAIHGLSTPDFLLHATHLPSVAAQGSILLATIWLWLSSFTTDHPWIEFLARKQRHLLPVWTLFLVGSGIVSMLHPHLVDPIDLESLLVNWLASLTILILNAITVYRYYQSYQYSRFPLQLSIVYSSGWLITSQLIMQLGESWRVSWWIYHFLLLASMIVMIVGLYRQYALKQSLAGALRALFTTDPIERITNSISPSVKALIEATENKDRYTAGHNFRVALYALRLGEELKLRPEQLRAVAQGTIIHDIGKINIPDSILGKPGKLTAAERATIEKHPLLGYEMCKNLGFMKDELSIIRSHHEKWDGSGYPDRLRGEQIPLMARIVAVADVYDALTSHRAYRSAWTHDEAAAFLLKNAGTHFDRSCVDAWIRVCERDPSVYRYPATMINEDTTIATVSAEDRIRHV; encoded by the coding sequence ATGTTGTTTCGCAGCTTTTTTGGACCCGTTCTTGCTGTGATCCTGCCTTATCTTTTGTTCGAGTTCCTGCGCATGAACCGCTCACTGGATCTGTTGTTTGTTTTGCCGAGAGGTCACTTTTACGTCGTCAGTTCTGTCGCACTATTGGGAATTATCATCGCCATTACGGTGGGAATGGCAGGGTCACGTCTACGGAACATCCAGGTAACCTTGCTGTCCTTGGCATTTCTCTCCCTCGCTGCCGTCTTTGCCATCCATGGATTGTCCACTCCGGACTTTCTTCTACACGCTACCCATCTTCCCAGCGTCGCAGCGCAAGGCAGCATCCTCTTGGCAACCATTTGGCTTTGGTTGTCCTCTTTTACTACCGACCATCCGTGGATCGAATTTTTAGCGCGCAAGCAGAGACATCTTCTCCCGGTCTGGACTTTATTTTTGGTTGGCAGCGGCATCGTCAGCATGCTTCATCCCCATCTCGTTGATCCGATTGATTTGGAATCTCTGCTCGTCAACTGGCTGGCATCCTTGACTATCCTGATTCTCAATGCCATCACCGTGTATCGCTATTATCAGTCCTATCAATACTCGCGGTTTCCATTGCAGCTGTCGATCGTCTACAGCTCCGGCTGGTTGATCACCTCGCAGCTCATCATGCAGCTCGGCGAGTCATGGCGGGTGAGCTGGTGGATCTATCACTTTTTGCTGCTCGCATCCATGATTGTGATGATTGTAGGGCTGTATAGACAATACGCCCTGAAACAGTCTCTGGCAGGTGCTCTGCGTGCTTTGTTTACGACAGATCCGATCGAGCGGATCACAAACAGTATCTCGCCGAGCGTGAAAGCACTGATCGAAGCCACCGAGAACAAGGACCGGTATACGGCCGGGCATAATTTTCGCGTCGCCCTCTATGCACTGCGGTTGGGGGAAGAGCTGAAGCTACGGCCGGAACAGCTGCGGGCTGTGGCGCAGGGCACCATCATTCATGACATTGGGAAAATCAATATTCCCGATTCCATTTTAGGCAAGCCTGGGAAGCTCACAGCAGCGGAACGGGCGACCATCGAAAAGCATCCGCTTTTGGGCTATGAAATGTGCAAAAACCTGGGCTTTATGAAGGATGAGCTCTCCATCATTCGCTCCCATCACGAAAAGTGGGATGGCAGCGGCTACCCGGATCGGCTTCGTGGAGAACAGATTCCGCTGATGGCTCGAATCGTTGCCGTAGCCGATGTCTACGACGCCCTTACGTCCCATCGCGCATATCGCTCCGCATGGACGCACGATGAGGCGGCTGCCTTTTTGCTGAAAAACGCAGGAACCCATTTTGATCGCAGCTGTGTAGATGCATGGATTCGCGTATGCGAGAGAGATCCTTCCGTCTATCGATATCCTGCGACGATGATTAATGAGGATACAACCATCGCCACGGTTTCCGCTGAAGATCGAATTCGGCACGTCTAA
- a CDS encoding PLP-dependent aminotransferase family protein, producing MEYSFSKSVEALSSSAVREILKLTQGNQVLSLAGGLPAADSFPIAEMREAFNRSFDLGAKSLQYGLTDGYLPLRQWVADRMKQKHMNVGVDNMLLTTGSQQAVDLLCRVYLDEGDVVLVENPTYLAAVQLFQFRGIRAIPVEGDAEGMDMDDLAAKIAKYRPKMAYVIPTFANPTGKVWSMERRLGLLRQCKENNILILEDDPYGEIQFDGEAPYRSIFSLDEHPNDSCVVYTSTFSKIVAPGLRTGWAIGDTRVIQMMVKAKQAVDLQSSTIDQIALHELLSRFDLETHIEKIRSSYKERMEWMHELMTKQQWAGVTWEKPRGGMFLWVNLPENVDAEKLLAYSVKEGVAFVPGKPFYAEEAKLNTMRLNYTLLNREDTELAIARLGKGLAQYLQDQVVSQA from the coding sequence ATGGAGTATTCCTTTTCAAAATCAGTAGAAGCATTATCCTCCTCGGCTGTCCGGGAAATCTTGAAGCTGACCCAAGGCAATCAAGTGCTCTCGCTCGCTGGAGGATTACCAGCGGCGGATTCTTTTCCGATCGCGGAAATGCGTGAAGCTTTCAATCGTTCGTTCGATTTGGGTGCGAAATCACTGCAATACGGCTTGACGGATGGCTATCTCCCGCTGCGCCAATGGGTGGCTGACCGCATGAAACAAAAACATATGAATGTTGGCGTGGACAATATGCTGCTGACCACCGGCTCCCAGCAGGCCGTCGACTTGCTCTGCCGAGTCTATTTGGACGAAGGCGACGTCGTGCTGGTAGAAAATCCTACTTACTTGGCTGCGGTCCAATTGTTCCAATTCCGTGGTATTCGCGCCATTCCGGTGGAGGGGGACGCTGAAGGCATGGATATGGATGACCTGGCAGCGAAAATTGCCAAATACCGCCCGAAAATGGCGTATGTCATCCCGACGTTTGCCAACCCGACAGGCAAAGTATGGTCCATGGAGCGCCGCCTCGGCTTGCTGCGGCAATGCAAGGAAAACAACATCTTGATTCTGGAAGACGATCCGTACGGTGAAATCCAGTTTGACGGCGAGGCGCCTTACCGTTCCATTTTCTCTCTGGATGAGCACCCGAATGATTCGTGTGTGGTATACACCAGCACGTTCTCCAAGATCGTGGCACCGGGTCTTCGCACCGGGTGGGCCATCGGCGATACGCGTGTGATCCAGATGATGGTCAAGGCAAAGCAAGCAGTGGATCTGCAATCGAGTACCATCGACCAGATCGCGCTCCACGAGCTGCTGTCCCGTTTTGATCTGGAGACGCATATCGAAAAAATCCGCTCCTCTTACAAAGAGCGCATGGAGTGGATGCACGAGCTGATGACCAAGCAGCAATGGGCAGGCGTGACATGGGAAAAACCGCGCGGGGGCATGTTCCTCTGGGTGAATCTGCCGGAGAATGTGGATGCCGAGAAGCTGTTGGCCTACTCTGTTAAAGAAGGGGTGGCATTCGTGCCAGGCAAACCGTTCTATGCGGAAGAAGCAAAGCTCAACACGATGCGCCTGAACTACACGCTGCTCAATCGCGAGGATACAGAATTAGCGATCGCGCGTCTGGGAAAAGGATTGGCACAGTATCTGCAAGATCAGGTCGTGTCACAGGCATAA
- a CDS encoding pyridoxal phosphate-dependent aminotransferase produces MRIQHSDMIDRLPTQFFATLVAKVNKVIAAGHDVINLGQGNPDLPTPAHIVEELQAAAALPLHHKYPPFSGRLELKQAVAHWYKQEFDVDLDPEEEVAILFGSKTGLVEICQVLMNKGDVALVPDPGYPDYWSGVAVVDGRMVMMPLRAENQFLPDYGQIAKEDLERAKLMFLNYPNNPTAVNAPFEFYEETIRFAQKNEIVVCHDFAYGAISYDGKKPVSFMQVPGAKEVGVEFYTLSKTYNMAGWRVGAMVGNRELVRLINLIQDHYFVSLFGAVQMAAAKAMTESQQCVRDLVAVYEGRRNALFTNLHRIGWQAQPSQGSFFAWLPVPSGYSSIEFSDLLLEKAHVVVAPGNGFGPTGEGYVRAALLSDEQRLAEAVSRIERLGIFTKA; encoded by the coding sequence ATGCGTATCCAACATTCCGACATGATCGATCGGCTGCCGACGCAATTTTTTGCCACACTCGTAGCGAAAGTAAATAAAGTCATCGCTGCCGGTCATGATGTGATCAATCTCGGCCAGGGCAATCCTGATTTGCCGACACCGGCCCATATCGTAGAAGAATTGCAGGCAGCGGCAGCGCTCCCGCTGCATCATAAATATCCGCCGTTTAGCGGACGCCTCGAGCTGAAGCAGGCGGTCGCTCACTGGTATAAGCAGGAATTTGACGTGGACCTCGACCCGGAAGAAGAGGTAGCGATTTTGTTTGGCAGCAAGACAGGGCTAGTGGAAATCTGCCAGGTCTTGATGAACAAAGGGGATGTCGCATTGGTGCCGGATCCAGGCTATCCTGACTACTGGTCCGGGGTTGCCGTCGTAGACGGGCGAATGGTCATGATGCCTCTGCGCGCAGAGAATCAGTTTTTGCCTGATTACGGTCAGATTGCAAAGGAAGATCTGGAGCGAGCGAAGCTGATGTTCCTCAACTACCCGAACAATCCGACAGCGGTGAATGCTCCCTTTGAGTTCTACGAGGAGACGATTCGCTTTGCACAGAAAAACGAGATCGTCGTATGCCACGACTTTGCCTACGGTGCCATCAGCTACGATGGCAAAAAGCCGGTGAGCTTTATGCAGGTTCCGGGTGCGAAGGAAGTGGGCGTCGAGTTCTACACACTGTCCAAGACCTACAACATGGCGGGCTGGCGCGTCGGTGCGATGGTAGGAAACCGCGAGCTGGTCCGACTGATCAATCTGATTCAAGACCATTACTTTGTGAGCTTGTTCGGAGCAGTGCAGATGGCCGCGGCAAAAGCCATGACGGAGTCGCAGCAGTGCGTACGCGATCTGGTAGCCGTCTACGAAGGACGCCGCAATGCACTGTTCACCAATCTGCATCGCATCGGCTGGCAGGCACAGCCTTCGCAAGGCTCGTTCTTTGCTTGGCTGCCCGTTCCGAGCGGATATTCCTCGATCGAGTTTTCGGATCTGCTGCTGGAAAAAGCACACGTGGTGGTAGCACCGGGGAATGGCTTCGGGCCTACGGGCGAAGGCTACGTACGGGCGGCTCTCTTGTCGGATGAGCAGCGACTCGCTGAAGCAGTGAGTCGAATCGAGCGGCTGGGGATATTTACAAAAGCATAA
- a CDS encoding efflux RND transporter periplasmic adaptor subunit, with the protein MLRNKARIGLLLAMLLAVGGCSGQVAQVPPKQEEGKVVPVQIDTVKRGSVGTRAGVTGKLAPSEEVAVTPKISGKINQIQVKLGQKVQAGAVLFTLDQSDLNRAVKQAQAAYELSVASLRQSASNTGESLQQARSGLVSSEQRLQDARRDFERISQLYGQGAVAAQQLEQAKAALVNAQTTYDNAKQTLATAQQKTGVAVTEASVEQARVALENAREELGYAVITAPISGTISQVHGSAGEMASVQSAVVTIVNTDPLIAKANLSEQDVSTVKKGDVVTITLTTLEKDLKGTITAISPVMNQDLRAYPVEISLANPEAILKADMVVNIQFGLQQSANALVVSRKAVFEENGKQYVYRITDKTAKKVEVKTGEQTSDSIELVEGVQEGDRIVVRGQTLLRDGATVQIQQGS; encoded by the coding sequence ATGCTACGAAACAAGGCAAGGATCGGGCTGCTGCTGGCGATGCTCCTGGCAGTCGGGGGCTGCAGCGGCCAAGTGGCGCAGGTGCCGCCCAAGCAGGAGGAGGGCAAGGTGGTGCCCGTGCAGATCGATACCGTAAAGCGGGGGAGCGTGGGGACGAGAGCAGGTGTCACTGGAAAGCTGGCGCCTAGCGAGGAAGTCGCCGTCACGCCAAAAATCAGTGGGAAAATCAATCAGATCCAGGTGAAGCTCGGTCAAAAGGTGCAGGCAGGAGCTGTATTATTCACGCTGGATCAGAGCGATCTGAATCGTGCCGTCAAGCAAGCGCAGGCAGCCTATGAGCTGTCCGTAGCCTCACTTCGGCAGAGCGCGAGCAATACAGGGGAAAGTCTGCAGCAAGCCAGGAGCGGTCTCGTCTCATCCGAACAGAGGCTGCAGGACGCCCGGCGCGATTTTGAGCGAATCTCGCAGCTGTATGGGCAGGGGGCGGTAGCTGCCCAGCAGCTCGAGCAGGCTAAAGCCGCGTTGGTCAACGCTCAGACCACTTATGACAATGCAAAGCAGACGCTTGCGACCGCCCAGCAGAAAACAGGAGTAGCCGTAACTGAGGCGTCGGTGGAGCAAGCGCGTGTCGCTTTGGAGAACGCACGTGAAGAGCTGGGCTATGCCGTGATCACCGCCCCCATTTCAGGAACGATCTCGCAGGTGCACGGCTCCGCAGGAGAGATGGCCTCCGTGCAATCAGCAGTCGTGACGATCGTAAATACAGATCCCCTCATCGCCAAAGCGAATCTATCCGAACAAGATGTGTCAACCGTGAAAAAGGGTGACGTGGTGACGATCACGCTCACCACCCTGGAAAAAGACCTGAAGGGAACGATCACCGCCATCAGCCCCGTCATGAATCAGGACTTGCGCGCCTATCCCGTGGAGATATCCCTTGCCAACCCGGAGGCGATCCTGAAAGCAGATATGGTCGTCAACATCCAGTTCGGCTTGCAGCAGTCAGCGAATGCTCTCGTCGTCTCACGAAAGGCAGTTTTTGAGGAAAACGGGAAACAGTACGTCTACCGCATAACCGACAAGACCGCAAAGAAAGTGGAAGTGAAAACCGGAGAACAGACCAGCGATTCGATCGAGCTTGTGGAAGGTGTCCAGGAAGGTGACCGCATTGTCGTGCGGGGACAGACGTTACTTAGAGACGGGGCAACCGTGCAAATTCAGCAAGGATCTTGA